The DNA sequence TTGTTAGCAATCGTGGACTGTCCTTTGCCAAGGCGCTGTGCCAGACTCTCCTGCGTCAAATTGTGCAGATCAATCAGCTTTTGATAAGCCACAGCCTCTTCAATTGCCGTCAATCCTTCTCGTTGCAAGTTCTCAATCAACGCGATCGAGGCGGTCTGCGCATCGTTAAACTCTTTAACAATCGCAGGTATCCGCTCCATGCCCAATTTTTTCGTTGCACGCAAACGACGTTCTCCTGCAATCAATTCATAATGACCGTCTCTAACGCGAACTACGATCGGCTGAATCAATCCATGAGTCCGAATGGTTTGACACAACTCTTCAATTTTCTCGTCATCAAACACCGTGCGAGGTTGGTATGGATTTGGCACGATCTCCTCTACCGGTATTTGTCTGATTTCTTCGTTGTCTGTTTTGTCGGTCAACCCGAATATGCGAGAAAATGAATCCTTCACTGCCATAGAAAATCCCCCACTTCTACCCGTTCCATCCTTGCTATTTCAAACACTATTAAATTTTTCGGAAAACTTGGGCGTATTCTTGATCGTTTTCATACACATACCAAACCTCTTGCCAATTGCTGCGGATAACAGAACAGGCACCCATAAACACAACTGTG is a window from the Brevibacillus choshinensis genome containing:
- the noc gene encoding nucleoid occlusion protein: MAVKDSFSRIFGLTDKTDNEEIRQIPVEEIVPNPYQPRTVFDDEKIEELCQTIRTHGLIQPIVVRVRDGHYELIAGERRLRATKKLGMERIPAIVKEFNDAQTASIALIENLQREGLTAIEEAVAYQKLIDLHNLTQESLAQRLGKGQSTIANKLRLLHLPQEIQDALLARLVTERHARALIPLKQKELQVKVLQEILEREWNVKQTEVRVKQLLEAEENPKQEKEPKPRWKAFSRDARIAINTVRQSIDMVMQTGLPVETNEEDHDEFYQFTIRIPKNKDTNK